A stretch of the Streptomyces sp. WMMB303 genome encodes the following:
- a CDS encoding RNA-binding protein, translated as MLEEALEHLVKGIVDHPDEVQIASRNLRRGRVLEVRVHPDDLGKVIGRNGRTARALRTVVGALGGRGIRVDLVDVDQVH; from the coding sequence ATGCTCGAGGAGGCCCTCGAGCACCTGGTGAAGGGCATCGTCGACCACCCCGACGAGGTGCAGATCGCGTCCCGCAACCTCCGTCGCGGACGTGTGCTCGAGGTCCGGGTGCACCCCGACGATCTCGGCAAGGTGATCGGCCGCAACGGCCGCACCGCGCGTGCTCTGCGCACCGTCGTGGGAGCGCTCGGCGGCCGGGGCATCCGCGTCGACCTCGTCGACGTGGACCAGGTCCACTGA
- the rpsP gene encoding 30S ribosomal protein S16, with protein MAVKIKLKRLGKIRSPHYRIIVADSRTRRDGRAIEEIGLYHPVQNPSRIEVDSERAQYWLSVGAQPTEPVEAILKVTGDWQKFKGLPAPEPMKVAEPKADKRALFEAAAKESADEPKGEAITPKAKKADKADKKADGADASATATESTEA; from the coding sequence GTGGCAGTCAAGATCAAGCTGAAGCGTCTGGGCAAGATCCGTTCGCCTCACTACCGCATCATCGTCGCCGACTCCCGCACCCGCCGCGACGGCCGGGCCATCGAGGAGATCGGCCTGTACCACCCGGTGCAGAACCCCTCGCGCATCGAGGTCGACTCGGAGCGTGCGCAGTACTGGCTCAGCGTCGGCGCCCAGCCGACCGAGCCCGTCGAGGCCATCCTCAAGGTCACCGGCGACTGGCAGAAGTTCAAGGGGCTGCCCGCCCCGGAGCCGATGAAGGTCGCCGAGCCCAAGGCCGACAAGCGCGCCCTGTTCGAGGCCGCCGCCAAGGAGTCCGCCGACGAGCCCAAGGGTGAGGCCATCACCCCCAAGGCCAAGAAGGCTGACAAGGCCGACAAGAAGGCGGACGGGGCCGACGCTTCGGCCACCGCCACCGAGTCGACCGAGGCCTGA
- the rimM gene encoding ribosome maturation factor RimM (Essential for efficient processing of 16S rRNA), with amino-acid sequence MQLVVARIGRAHGIKGEVTVEVRTDEPELRLGPGAVLATEPAAVGPLTVATGRVHSGRLLLRFEGVGDRTAAEALRNTLLVAEVDPDETPEDPEEFYDHQLVDLEVVTGDGTVVGRIESVAHLPAQDLLVVRRADGGEALIPFVSEIVPEIDLEAQRALVDPPPGLLGEEPADAEPEKGEPASGEPSGGPATPSAPDAEDPGQGSTR; translated from the coding sequence GTGCAGCTAGTCGTCGCGCGGATCGGCCGCGCCCACGGCATCAAGGGCGAGGTCACGGTCGAGGTCAGGACCGACGAGCCGGAACTGCGGCTCGGCCCCGGCGCGGTGCTGGCCACCGAACCGGCCGCCGTCGGGCCGCTCACCGTGGCCACCGGGCGGGTGCACAGCGGACGGCTGCTGCTGCGCTTCGAGGGCGTGGGGGACCGCACCGCCGCCGAGGCCCTGCGCAACACGCTGCTCGTCGCCGAGGTCGACCCGGACGAGACCCCCGAGGACCCGGAGGAGTTCTACGACCACCAGTTGGTCGACCTGGAGGTCGTCACCGGGGACGGGACGGTCGTCGGGCGGATCGAGAGCGTCGCGCATCTGCCGGCCCAGGACCTGCTCGTGGTGCGGCGCGCGGACGGCGGTGAGGCCCTGATCCCGTTCGTCTCCGAGATCGTCCCGGAGATCGACCTGGAGGCCCAGCGCGCGCTCGTCGACCCGCCTCCCGGGCTGCTCGGCGAGGAGCCCGCGGACGCGGAGCCGGAGAAGGGGGAACCCGCGTCCGGGGAGCCGTCCGGGGGTCCGGCCACCCCCTCGGCGCCGGACGCCGAGGACCCCGGCCAGGGGAGCACCCGGTGA